A window of the Ostrea edulis chromosome 1, xbOstEdul1.1, whole genome shotgun sequence genome harbors these coding sequences:
- the LOC130047773 gene encoding uncharacterized protein LOC130047773, with the protein MEKQIIERRVYNVQEPNHLWHIDKNHKLIRWSLIIAGGIDGCSHFLVKKRDTGHGSMITRKRVHNQRIERLWRDVYTGVLCVDYHSITWRMKES; encoded by the exons ATGGAGAAACAGATAATTGAG AGGCGAGTATACAATGTCCAGGAACCGAATCACCTTTGGCACATTGACAAAAACCATAAATTAATAAGATGGAGTTTAATAATTGCTGGAGGAATTGATGGTTGTAGCC ATTTCTTGGTAAAAAAGAGAGACACCGGTCATGGAAGCATGATAACGAGAAAACGTGTTCATAACCAACGTATTGAACGTTTGTGGAGGGACGTATAcacaggtgtgttgtgtgttgaCTACCATTCTATCACATGGAGGATGAAGGAATCCTAG
- the LOC125655675 gene encoding uncharacterized protein LOC125655675 yields MLIRRFILSSIASFALFHAYTCFVIDTYSEFDQKCQTNTFGDRNCSFLVPNNWNFLKFREWLEKTNEHIGDVSLDLTCMDGGTVFLPWPFRARTLRKIQVRNCLIDGYYSEFNVESKYPNTVKDMALIDVAILSDINQLIEMNLNDPLVKSSTCGQETNFRFIQRNVTFSFVPSKEVPSFDRLSEAFDSLAEKSKTQPFTCHFENLVYLEHTGSKSVSRIHFDTMTDHSVYPKLKVFNFSSNYLPTIPRQLTRWLKFFPSLRLLDLSNNEIREFSFEHPDVSQNSLYISLANNNITSVPADLPTYLNGKTPVLINLLGNPIHCDCRASVLSQYLKTLRRKAPQFKALSNVKCHSPRAFAGRKVRTVNFKLC; encoded by the coding sequence ATGCTAATTAGACGATTTATCCTTTCCAGTATCGCGAGTTTTGCATTATTCCATGCATACACATGCTTTGTTATTGACACTTATTCTGAGTTTGATCAGAAATGTCAGACGAATACATTTGGAGACAGAAATTGTTCCTTCCTTGTACCAAACAATTGGAACTTTTTGAAGTTCAGGGAATGGCTAGAAAAAACGAATGAACACATCGGAGACGTCAGTCTGGATCTTACCTGCATGGATGGTGGAACTGTCTTTTTACCCTGGCCTTTCAGAGCGAGAACTCTTCGAAAAATACAAGTGAGAAACTGTTTAATCGATGGCTATTATTCCGAATTCAATGTAGAATCCAAATATCCCAATACAGTAAAAGACATGGCTCTCATAGATGTCGCAATCCTATCCGACATCAACCAATTAATTGAAATGAATCTCAATGACCCATTAGTGAAATCAAGCACTTGCGGGCAAGAAACTAATTTTCGGTTTATCCAAAGGAACGTTACATTTTCCTTCGTTCCCAGCAAAGAAGTACCATCTTTTGACCGTCTAAGTGAAGCATTCGATTCCCTGGCTGAAAAATCTAAAACTCAACCGTTCacatgtcattttgaaaatcttgtTTATCTTGAGCACACTGGCAGTAAAAGCGTATCTAGGATTCACTTCGACACCATGACCGACCATTCTGTTTATCCGAAACTTAAAGTCTTCAACTTCTCATCAAATTACCTTCCAACGATACCAAGGCAACTAACTCGGTGGCTCAAGTTTTTTCCATCCTTACGATTGCTAGATCTCTCAAACAACGAAATACGTGAATTTTCCTTTGAACATCCCGATGTAAGCCAGAATTCTTTGTACATCAGTTTAGCAAATAACAACATTACCAGCGTGCCAGCAGACTTGCCCACGTATCTGAATGGGAAAACGCCAGTTCTTATCAACCTTCTAGGCAATCCCATACACTGCGATTGTCGAGCCAGTGTTCTTTCCCAGTATCTAAAAACACTCCGGCGGAAAGCTCCTCAGTTCAAAGCATTGTCCAATGTTAAGTGTCATTCACCACGTGCATTTGCCGGAAGAAAGGTACGGACTGTCAACTTTAAATTGTGCTAA